A window of the Acanthochromis polyacanthus isolate Apoly-LR-REF ecotype Palm Island chromosome 10, KAUST_Apoly_ChrSc, whole genome shotgun sequence genome harbors these coding sequences:
- the LOC127535822 gene encoding neurofilament heavy polypeptide-like has protein sequence MSGPEGPFRWAEDPFRRTDRGPDWPGMGRTESPFRWAAWGSDWTWMSRAESPFRWAARSRLGKPEGPFRGTARRRDRPRPDRAEDPLQRVAWRLDGPGLDRQGGSFRGTARGPDRAEGPLRRTAPRPDRAEGPLRRTAPRPDRAEGPLRRTARGPDRQAGPPRGTARGPDRAEGPLRRTAPRPDRAEGPLRRTAPRPDRAEGPLRRTAPRPDRAEGPLRRTAPRPDRAEGPLRRTNPGRVGGFLGDLTS, from the exons atgagtgggccggagggtccgttccggtgggcggaggatccgttccggcggacggaccgtgggccggactggccagggatgggcaggacggagagtccgttccggtgggcggcctgggggtcggactggacgtggatgagcagggcagagagtccgttccggtgggcggcccggtcgaggctgggcaagccggagggtccgtttcGGGGGACGGCCCGAAGGCGGGACAGGCCGAGACCGGATCGGGCGGAGGACCCGCTTCAGAGGGTGGCCTGGCGGCTGGACGGGCCAGGACTTGACAGACAGGGTGGATCGTTCAgggggacggcccgggggccggacagggcagaggggccgctccggcggacggctccgaggccggacagggcagaggggccgctccggcggacggctccgagaccggacagggcagaggggccgctccggcggacggcccgggggccggacagacaggcgggacCGCCCAgggggacggcccgggggccggacagggcagaggggccgctccggcggacggctccgaggccggacagggcagaggggccgctccggcggacggctccgaggccggacagggcagaggggccgctccggcggacggctccgaggccggacagggcagaggggccgctccggcggacggctccgaggccggacagggcagaggggccgctccggcggacg AATCCGGGTCGGGTCGGGGGCTTCCTGGGAGATTTGACTAGCTAA